Below is a window of Bacteroidales bacterium DNA.
AAACTGTAAATAGTAATGAAATTATAACTGGTGTCCCCGAAACTTACTTTTGGGCAGCATGGTGTGCCAACCCTTGCCGCGACCCGAACCTGATTGTTCAGGGGGCAAGCGTATGCGATGGGTTGGTTGCAACAATAACGGTTAGCGGAGGCGTGTCATATACATGGGATAATTCTGAAACAACCAGTTCAATAACAGTCAACCCGACAATAACAACCACTTACACCGTTACAGGAACACAAGGAGCGGGATGTACAAATACTGCTTCAGCTCAGGTTGTTGTAAATATTGGAACAACGCCACCTATTGCAATATCTGGAAACACGCCAATATGTGCAGGAGCGTCGGCAACTATTATTGTTACCGGAGCAAATACTTATACATGGAATCCTTTCGGTACAAATGATACAATAACTGTTAACCCGACAATAACAACAACATATTATGTAACGGGAGCAGATGCAGGTGGATGCACTAATACAGATTCTGCCGTTGTTACAGTCAACCCGTTGCCCAATATCGTCGCTACAGGAAATTCGGTATGTTTAGGACAGTCTGTTATAGTAACCGTTACAGGAGGAGCAACATATACGTGGGATACTACTTCGAATAATGACACAATAACTGTTAGCCCAACAATAACAACAACGTATTTTGTAACGGGAACAGATGTAAATGGTTGTGCCAGTACATCACAAGCAGTTGTAACAATTAATCAGGCAAGTATAACAGCAACAGGTAATTCAACGTGTGCAGGAAAATCAACTACAATAACAGCAAGTGGGGGGGTTACATATACGTGGGATACCAACCCTACTCAAAATGGTTCAAATATAAATGTTACGCCAGCAGTTAACACGACTTATATTGTTACCGGAACTGATGGGACAAATGGTTGTACAAATACGGCTTCAGCAGTTGTATCAATTAATCCTGACCCTAAAATAACAACAACAGGAAACTCAACGTGTGCGGGAAAAGCAACTACAATAACAGCAAGTGGTGGGGACACATATACATGGAATACCATTCCTACTCAAAATGGTTCAACTATAACTGTTAGCCCAACAATCATCACAACTTATATTGTTACAGGAACCGATGCAAATAGTTGCACAAATACTAATTCTGCGACAGTTTCAATTTATACGGATCCAATAATTACAGCAAACGGACCATCAAATTATATTTGCAACGGGAAAAGTGCAACTATAATTGCAACGGGAGGTGTCACATACACATGGGTGCCGGGCAATCTTAACGGAAATGCCAATAATGTAACTCCTGATGTAACCACTATATATACAGTAACAGGAACAGATGGAAATGGCTGTACAAATATTGATACGGCAGTAGTAAAAGTTGACCCTCCGATTAGTGCAAGTATAACCGGATTTGACGAAATATGCGGAAGTGGAAATGGGCAGGTTTGTGTAAGTCCGAGTGGCGGAACACCAGGACAGGGGTATACTTATTCATGGAATATATCAGGTAGTTCTTCAAATTGTCTTAATAATATTCATGAAGGCGCATACTCTGTAACCGTTACCGACTCATTAGGATGTACTACAACAAGCGCAGTGAACAAAACCATTGGTAACCAAATAATCAACCCTGATGGTGATGCAACTGCCGATAAATATTTTGATGTGATTACCCATAAATTTATTTACGACTGGAATGGAACCAATGGTTCTAATTATAACTGGAACCTTGGCGATACTACTTACAGTAATTTGAAAAGTCCTACTCATACATACGAACATGATGGTACTTATACAATATATGTTACTGTAACTTCTTCAGATGGATGCACATCAAAAGATTCTTTAATTATTGAAGTTGTAACACCTACGAAACTTGAAGTTTTCAATGTATTTACACCAAACCATGACGGCATAAACGACAAATACAAGGTTAAATACGAAGGGGAGTTTTTATATTTCAAAATGATGATATTCAACCGTTGGGGAAATAAGTTGTTTGAAACGGGCGATATTGACAAGGGCTGGGACGGAAAACAATGGACAAAAGACGGAATGTCAGACGGAACGTATTACTATATAATTAGTGCTAAAGGTAAAGATATGGTTGAATATGAATTCCACGGATTTTTGACTTTAATAAGGTAAATGCTTGATGCGTAAATGCTTCAAAAATTATAAAAAAAGAGAAATAATTTTTTATTTCTCTTTTTTTTAAATTATTTATTATCACATAAATTTTATATTTTTCAATGAATCGAAGAAATTCATGCTGTTCAAATAAAGAGTAAAGCGAATTTTTTCTGAATATTTTACCGAATTTATTGCTTTCATTTGGTTTTCGATATCGGAAGACCAGAATACGGGAAAGTAAACCTCACAAATGTTTGGAATTACAGTTAAATCAATGCCTCCATTATATATTATTTTTTTTGAATCGGGGAATAATTTTCCTGCGTGTGAATAAGTGCCGATGTCGGCATATAATTTAAGAGGCAAAATTCCGGGAATTGAAGTTTTAACATTCAATGATGCAAGCCAGTCATTCGTTTGCCCAATGGGAGTATTGATTTTAAAAGCGCCATCAGTTTCGGTGAATTGCTGCGAAGCCAAACCGCTATAATCCGAACGACCTAAATAATAATTATCAAAAGTGTAATCTTCGTAACCTGCTTGTCCGTTCATACGGAAATTATAATTACCGTAATAAACTTTTTTCTGCTCCAAAAAAGCACCTGCAAAAAACCGCAAATCCAACCCTTTTTTCTTTTTATTATATGTCAACCTGTATTTAAATTCAAGTGAACTTTTAATAAAATCTACGTTTTGCTGGGTTTTTAAACTCAATACATAAGGATGCAGTGAATTACTGTTTTCAAATGAATAAATAATTTCATTAAACATAAGTTCCTGTTGTTTCTTCTCCATTTCTTTTTCATCACCGTTCCATACAAAAACATCTTTTGTAATATTTATATTTCTTAATTTTAAAGAATGTGTATAATCTGATGTAGGAATTCTTTTCTTAAAAACAAAAAGAAATTCGGGTTCAATTTTATAATATTTCAATAGTGGCTCGTAAGAATATGTATACTTTGCAAATGACAATCCGAATTTTATGTTCTGAAAAATTTGAGCGGGAAATAAATTATAATTAATATTTCCCCATCCCGATAATTCATTAGTACCAGTACTATACATGGGAACTAAAGTGTATTCGGTTTTCTTCTGGAATAATAAATGATTATAAAGCGTAACACCGAGCATAAACTTATCATAATTATTTATTCCTATTCCCGGAAAATAAAAAACCTGTCTTTTATCGGAATTATCAATGCTTCCAATAAAATTAAACTTTACTGGTTTTGATTTTTTGAAAATACCTTTTGTTTTTATGGAATTATTTTTTCTGTTGATGTCGGGAATTATTTCATTTTCATCAATTTTAAATTGAGCAAAATTATTTTTCGCCAAAGTGAATTTCTTTTTACCTGTGAAACCCTCATAATAGCTTGTTTCCACAGTATCCTTCGAGGAATATGATGTAATCGAAAATGGTGCTGCAATTTGTCCTTTATTTTTTATTTTTAATATCGAACTGTCACCCTCGTTTTTCAAAGAAGAAATTTTATAGTCAATTTTTTTTGTTGTGTTAAGCAAATCGTTAAAAAACCAATCGAGGTTTTGAGTTGTATTTTTGGTAATTATTTTTTTGAAATCTTCAGGAGAAGGATGTTTGTATTTCCATTCCTCAAAATACAGGTGCATAGCTTTGTCAAAATTTTCTTTTCCCATGTAAGTCATTAAATACCTCATGGCAATAGTGCCCTTTGAATAAACATCAGCAGCGTAATTATATGTGGTGTAGCACTCGGCGGGACTATTCAAGGGCTGGTCAGTATTTGTTAAAGCGGTTATTAAGTATGTTAATTCATCATATTTTGCAACTTTATATTTCCATAAATCAGTAACTCTTGCAATATTTTCGGGCAACCCGAGCATGTCTGTGAGTTTTCCTCCAACAGTATTTTCAATGTATCGCAATGTATAAAATGAATTTATGCCTTCATCCATCCACGGATTTTTTCTTTCATTTGAACCAAGCATTCCATAAAACCAGTTATGACCAACTTCATGAACAATAACTTCCCTTAAAACAAATGGAGTTCCGGAAGTTCCTATTACCGTAATGTTCGGATATTCCATTCCGGTACCGGCACTTATTGTTCCGTCAACAGCGGTAATATTATTGTAGGGATAATCGCCAACCCATAATGAATAATAATATATAGCATCGTTAATATATTCAATGCTCTTTCGCCAGAGATTTCCTTCGGCATTAGTGAACATCGCCCATGATGTAACTTTTCTTTCCGAATCAGGTGGTTTTATTTGTCCTTTCAGCACATTATATCTTTTATCGGCAAACCATGCAAAGTCGTGAATATTTTTCTGAATATATCTGATAGTTTTTGTATTTTTTGAAGATGGAGGAAACTGCATATCATTTCTGTTGAAAAAAATTATTTTTTGTGTTTCTTCAGCTTTTTTTGTGAGCCATTCAATTTCGCTTTCATTTTGCAAATCGCCGGTAGCACCAACGACATAATTTTCGGGCAAAGTAATGGTTACATCGAAACTTCCGAATTCGGAATAAAATTCACCCTGATGGAGGTAGGGCATCTGGTTCCATCCGTTTGCGTCGTACACAGCGGGTTTTGGATACCATTGAGTTATCTGGTAAGATTGGCTTACATGTCCGAAACGCGAAAATTTTCCGTCAGGAATTTTTACATGAAAAGGTGTTGATATGATAATAGTGTCGCCGCTTTTCAATGATTTATCAAGAATCAATTTGCAAATATCTATATTTAAAGAATCATATTTCCATTTTATTTTTTCATTATTAATTTTAAAATCAATACTATCAATATATCCCAATTGTTCTTGTTTTGCTTCATATAATTTAAAATTTCCGCTTTTCAGCAATTGCTTGTACAACGCAGAGGTATTGTCCTTATATGCATTGGGCCATAAATGAAAATAAATATATTCCAATGTATTTGGAGAATTATTTATGTATTGAATTTTTTCAAATCCACTAAGCTCATGATTGACATCATTGAGTTTAACACAGATTGTGTAATTCACTTCCTGCTGAAAATACTTCTGCGAAAAAGTTTTATTAAAAAAAAATATTAATAAAAGCAATGCAGTATACTTCACTATTGAATTCATAATTCTTAAATAATTGTGTGTTTATTTTTATAAAAAAACGCCACCAAAACACCAAATAACACCAAAAAATAAAAAACATAAAAATTACTTTGGTGTATTTTCGTGTTTTTGAGATTTGGTGGCAAAACATATTTTTAGTATGTTCAAAATTTCGTAAATTAATCTTTTATAATGATTATTTAAAAAAAGAGGTTGATTTTTAAAACCAACCTCATGTACCGTCTATATTATTTTACAATTTAATATTCGTCTTCATGAAAAAAGAAATCCTCTTTTGTAGGATAATCAGGCCAAATATCTTCAATACTGTCGTAAACTTCACCTTCATCATCGAGTTCCTGTAAGTTTTCAATAACTTCCATTGGTGCTCCCGACCTGAGAGCAAAATCAATAAGCTCGTCTTTTGTTGCAGGCCACGGTGCGTCTTCTAATTTTGAAGCTAATTCTAAAGTCCAATACATAAAATGTTTTTTTTATAATTTCGGCAAAAGTAAATAATTTAAAATCAAAAAGTCAAGCTTTTTTCAAAATATTATTGGCAAGTATGCATTTTTTTTATACAAAGTATATTTTTTGTATAATTAATACATAAAACCACTGTTTGCAATATACTTATAATATGGTATCATTTAAAACGGCTGTTTGGCAAGGTCTTGCATTTTTAATCAAAAAGTTAAAAATATTTATAATTTGCTGTTTTAACTAGTAACTCAATGACTGATACTATGCAATTATTAACAACAGGAAATTTTAAACTTATTTCTTTAGCGGCTGTGCATAAAGCTGAATATCTTTCCCTGTAATAGTTTTATTGCATAATATTATCAATCGTTCAACCACATTTCTTAATTCACGTACATTTCCTGTCCAATTAATTTTTTGCATTTCGGCAAAAGCATCGTCACTGAATTTCATTAAAGGTTTTCCCTGGTTTTCGCATAATTCTTTCAGAAAATGATTTGCCAGCAAAGGAATGTCTTCTTCTCGTTGATTAAGTGAAGGAACATCAATAACAATTACACTGATGCGGTGATATAAATCTTCTCTAAAATTCTTCTTTTCAATTTCTTCTTTTAGATTTTTATTTGTTGCTGCAATAACTCTCACATTAACCATAATCTCTTTCTCGCCTCCCACTCTCATGATTTTATTTTCCTGCAATGCCCTTAAAACCTTTGCCTGTGCCGATAAACTCATGTCGCCGATTTCATCAAGAAACAAAGTGCCGTTATCTGCCTGTTCGAAATTTCCTTTTCTTTGTTTTATTGCCGATGTGAAAGAACCTTTTTCATGACCAAATAATTCGCTTTCTATAAGTTCGGAAGGAATTGCGGCACAATTAACTTCAACAAACGGACTGTTAGCTCTGTTGCTTTTTTCGTGCAGCCATCGTGCAACAAGTTCTTTTCCTGTTCCATTATCGCCGGTAATTAAAACTTTTGCATCTGTGGGAGCAACCTTATCAATCATTTCCATGATTTTTGCAATTGCCGGTGATTGCCCTATTATTTCATTTGTCTGATAACATTTTTTCTTCAGAACTTTTGTTTCCGAAATTAAAGTTGATTTGTCCAAAGCATTACGAACACCAATAAGTAAACGATTCAAATCAATGGGTTTTTCTATATAGTCATAAGCACCTTTTTTTATTGATTCCACAACTGTTTCAATATTTCCATGTCCCGATATCATTATAACGGGAATATCGGGAAAAATTTTAATAATATTTTCAAGCGTTTCGATGCCATCCATTTTCTGCATCTTGATATCGCAAAGTACAACATCGTATTTTTCATTTTTTATTTTTTCAATGCCCTGCATTCCGCTTTCCGCATCGTCAACTTCAAATTTTTCATATTCGAGTATTTCGCGGATTGTATTGCGAATGCTTTTTTCATCATCAATTATGAGGATTTTTTCCATTTTATTGAGTTTGTTAAGTTTTTAAAGTTGGGAAGTGGTTCGCAATTTAATACCAAACCAATAGCAAGTATTTTCGATTCTTAAAAAAATGATTCTTTTCTCACAATAATTTCATAATAAACTGTATAATATTAATCATTAATACGGTTTTTGTATTTATCCGGATTTCGGTATGTGTTAAAAACAGCAACAATATTAATAATTTTAAGAGAATCGTCAACAGTATAAATAATAACAAATGGAAATCTTTTCAAAGGCAGGAAACGGGCGTTTCTATGTTTTTGTTCGCATGCATCTGGATGGCTTTTTATAAAATCAAGAAAAATATTAACCTCGTTAAAAAAGTATTTACCAAGCCCTTCCTTTTGCTCGTTGTACCATTTAATACTATTGGTCAAATCCGCTCTGGCTTCTTTTTCGAATTTCAGTTTGTAATTTCTTTTCATAACCCCTTTTCAATTTCTTTTTTGACATCATCCCAGTCGAGCAAGTTGTCAGGATTATAATTATCGAGGCGTTTATTAAGAATGGCTTTTTGTTTGTCAGAAAGCATATATTCTTCTTTTTTAGAGATTTTTTTAACAAAGTTTAAACTTTTCATAATTTCAATGAAAATATTTTCTTTGTTTTCGGGAATTGTAATATTATATTGTATCATAAAAAAGCGAATTAAATTTTAAAACAAAGATAGTGTTTTTGTTTTTCACTGCAAAATAACAAAGCTTTAGTAAACTTTCAAAGTTTAGTAAAGCTTTTAACCGACTGCTTTAAAAAGGATTTGCAAAATCAGGATTATTAATAAAAGTATTATCTGTAAGTGTTTTTAAGAATGCAATTAAATCCTGTTTTTGTTGAGCTGTAAGTTGAACACCGCCATCATTAACTTTTTTCATCAAAGGGTGAACATACGGCGACCATTTCAATCCTTCGCTGTAAAAGTCAATTACCTGTTGCAAAGTAGTAAATCTGCCATCGTGCATGTATGGACCTGTAAGTTCTATGTTTCGCAAAGTTGTTGCTTTATATGCACCTATGTCTTTTGAAACAAAGGTAACATGATATCTGTCCCTCGTATCAGTAAAAACAGTATCTTTAGCATTATTATAAAATAAATTTGTTGTAAATAAAATTGTTCCGTGACAATGGAAACAATCACCTTTTTCGGTATTAAAAATCACATAACCATTCATTTCAGAAGGAGTAAGATTTTCCTCACCTCTCAGATATTTATCAAACTTTGAATTTGCAGAAATCAATGTTCTTAAAAATTGTGCTATTGCTCTTCCCGCATTTTTGATTGTAATTATTTCCGAACCAAAGGCATTTTTAAACAAAGGGGGATACATAGGAATGTTTTGGAGCATTTCTTTTGCCCTGTTGGTATCGCTGAACATTTCATGCGGAGCGGTAATTGCCATCCAAATTATATCTTCAAGATTTTGTTTATTTGCGATTGGATTTTGCATATAAACACTGCCATTCCACAAATATCCATTGCTGTTAAATGCAAGATTAATAAACGGTAGCATAACGTGCGGCGTTTTAATTCCTGTAACTCCGTATCCATAGCCAGTTCCGTTTTCAAATGAATGGGATTGAATATGGCAGGTAGAACATGACATCAGCGAATCAGGATGGTCTCTGCCTGCAAGTCGTCCTTCGTAAAATAAATATCTTCCTAATTTAATACCTTCAACTGTCATCGGATTATCTGAAGGAATGTTCAATTGAGTAGGAAAAAAATTTGGGATTGTAATTATATAAGGTGTGGGTTTGTATTCTTCAAGAGATTTTTCTTTTTTGCATGATTGAAGACTAAACCCGAGAATAAAAAATAAAAACAAATATATTATTTCTAAATTTAAGGCATTTTTAAAAACAATAAAATTCGAGGCACATGAGAATTTTAAAACAGAGTTTACATTTAGTAAATGAGGTTTTAAAATTCGAGTGCAACGAAGAAGTTTGCAGTTTTTAGAGGTGCCTTTCAATCTTATTTATCATTTAAAGTTATAACCGGTATCATAATTTCCTCCATTGAAATTCCACCGTGCTGAAAAGTATTTTTGTAATAATTTACGTAATGGTTGTAATTATTGGGATAAGCAAAAAAATCATAACCTCTCGTAAAAATATAAGAAGAAGAAATATTGGTTTTAGGAAGATAAAATTCCAGAGGATTTCTTATTTCAAAAACTTCCTTTTTATTGTATTGCAAAGCTCTTCCCTGCTTGTATCTGAGGTTTGCGGTTGTATTTCTGTCGCCCAAAACTTTCACGGCATTATGTACAAATACGGAACCATGGTCGGTAGTGATTATTATGTTTAATTTTTTTCCTGCAAGTTGCTTCAATATTTCGAGAAGCGGAGAATGTTCGAACCACGATAAAGTTATTGAGCGGTATGCCGATTCATCTTTTGCAAGCTCACGTATAATTTCCATTTCTGTTCGAGCATGAGAAAGCGTGTCAACAAAATTATATACTAATACATTAAGTTTATTGTTAAAAAGATTATTTATATTTTCCGAAAACTTACTTCCCGCTGTATAATTTAGAATTTTGTTATATGAATATTTTATTTCTTTACCGGTAATTCTTTTAAGCTGTTCACCGAGCAATTCCGATTCAAAGCTATTCTTGGTTCCTTCCTCTTCGTCATTTAACCAATACTGAGGATGCAAGTTTTGAATTTCAAAAGGCATTAATCCGGCAAACAAACTATTTCTCGCATATTGTGTAACTGTAGGCAAAATGCTGAAATAAAGCTGGTCCTCAGCTACTCTGAAAGTTTCTTCTATAACCGGCTGCAATATTTTCCACTGGTCATAACGAAGGTTATCAATTAAAATAAAAAAAACGGGATTCTCGGATGACAATAGAGGAATTACTTTTTTTCTGATTAATGTTGGCGAAAGCACAGGAATATCTGAAGCTTTACCATTCAACCAACTTTGATAATTCTTTTCATAAAATTTAGCAAAAAGATTATTCGCTTCAAGTTTCTGCATTTTCAGAATTTCCACCATGCTTTCATCTTTTGCATTATCAAATTCAAGTTCCCAGAAAATTATTTTTTTATAAATATCAATCCATTCATTGTAATTAAGATTTTCACTCAGCCGCATTCCTATTTTCTGGAATTCCTGTTGATAAGCAGAATTTGTTTTTTCAACAATTAATCTTTTGTTTTCAAGATTTTTTTTGATTGCAAGAAGTATTTGATTTGGGTTCACGGGTTTTATAAGGTAATCCGAAATTTTGGAACCTATTGCCTCCTCCATTATTGATTCTTCTTCGCTTTTTGTAATCATTACGACAGGCAGATTCGGATGCAGGTTTTTTATTTTTACAAGTGTTTCGATACCTGTTAATCCGGGCATATTTTCATCAAGAAAAATTATATCAAAATCATGTTTTTTGATAATTTCCATGACAGCATTGCCGTTTGTGGCAGTGTGCACTTCATAACCTTTATCTTCTAAAAATAATATGTGCGGCTTCAGCAAATCAATTTCATCATCAGCCCATAATACAGTTACTTTTTCCATATACAGATTTTACTTTTATATATATAAAACATTATAGAACTAACATTATATTATGTTAAACTAAAAAAAAGTATTAATATTGGAATGTTTTTTAAAATACAAAATTAATCAATTGTGAGTGGAATTATTAAAAATAAAAGAAAAATAATTAACGACCCTGTTTGCGGATTTATAAATATCACCGACGATATTATTTTCGACCTTATTGAACATCGCTATTTTCAGCGTCTCAGAAGAATAAAGCAACTGGGACTTACTTACCTTGTTTATCCGAGCGCATTGCATACAAGATTCAGTCATGCAATCGGAGCCATGCACCTGATGACACAAGCAATTGATGTCCTGCGTTCAAAAGGGCATAATATTTCCGATGAAGAATCACTGGCTGCAAAAATTGCTATTCTTCTTCATGATATAGGGCACGGACCTTTTTCACATGCTTTGGAAAATTCAATAATAAAAGGAATTCAGCATGAAGAAATTTCGGAAATATTAATGAATAAGCTGAATGATGAATTTAACGGCAAGCTTGAGCTTGCAATAAAAATATTTAAAAACAAATATCATAAAAAATATTTACATCAATTGGTTTCGAGTCAGCTTGACATGGACAGATTGGATTATCTGCGAAGAGACAGCTTTTTCACAGGCGTTTCTGAAGGTGTTACCGGCACCGAAAGAATTATTAAAATGCTGAATGTAAAAAATAATGAACTTGCAGTTGATTATAAAGGCATTTATTCAATTGAAAATTTTATCATTGCACGCCGGCTGATGTATTGGCAGGTTTACTTACACAAAACAGTCATTTCTGCTGAATACATGGTTTTAAAAATTTTAAAAAGAGCCAAGGAGCTTGCAAAAAACGGAGATAATTTATTTGCAACTCCGGTTTTTTCGAATTTTCTTTACAATGAAATAAACAAACAATCATTTAAAAAAAACGATACAATCATTGAGAAATATACCGAACTTGACGACTATGACATTTTTTCTTCAATAAAAGTATGGACCAAACATGATGATAAAATTTTATCAATGCTTTGTAAAAACCTTATAAATAGGGTGCTTTACAAAATAGAACTTCAGAATAATGTTTTTGAAAAAAAATATTTTGAGCAGATAAAAAATAAAGTAAAAAAAATCATTAAAGTTGACGATAGCTTTATTGATTATTTTGTTTTCTCTGATTTTATTGAGAGCAATATTTATTTTCCACAAAAAGACAAAATAAATATATTGTTAAAAAACGATAATATACTTGATATAACCGAAGCTTCCGACCAACTTAATGTTGATGTGTTATCGAAAATAATTAAGAAATATTTTATTTGTTATATAAATTTTCACTAAATTTGTTTCTTTTTTAATATTTTAAAAGTTGTTAATAAAAGATAATAAAAGTTTATTGTGATTATTTTATTAAATTTTATCTTGCATTATCTTTTGATAAAGGAAAAATAACAAACCGAAAAAAATTGATGAAATATACAGCAAAGAAGTTGGCAGAGTTGTTAAATGGAAAAATAGAAGGCAACCCTGATGTTGAAGTATCGAGTTTAACAAAAATCGAGGAAGGAAAAGCGGGTTCTATATCTTTTCTTGCAAATCCCAAATATACTCAACACATTTATACCACAACCGCATCAATAGTGATTGTTAATAAAGAATTCATTCCTGAAAAAGAAATTACAACCACACTAATAAAAGTTGACGATGCATATAAAAGTTTTGCCATTCTGCTTGATGTATATAATAAAAACAAATACAATAAAACAGGAATTGAACAGCCGTCATACATTTCCAAAAATGCCTTCGTTGAAGAAGATGTTTACATTGGTGCATTTGCTTACATTGGAAATAATGTAAAAATCGGGAAAAATGTAAAAATATATCCGAACACATATATAGGTGATAATGCTCAGGTTCTGGAAAATTCAGTAATACATGCAGGAGTAAAAATATATCCCGATTGTATAATTGGTAGAAATTGCATTATACATGCCGGAGTGGTTATCGGAGCTGACGGATTTGGCTTCTCAACTGCAGATGACAAAAACACAAAAATTTGCCAGATTGGTAATGTTGTCATTGAAGATAATGTGGAAATAGGTGCCAATACTACAATTGACAGAGCAACAATAGGCTCAACTATAATCCGTAAAGGTGTAAAACTTGACAATCTTATTCAAATAGCACACAATGTTGAAGTTGGTGAAAATACTGTGGTTGCAGGGCAATCCGGTATTGCCGGTTCAACAAAAATCGGAAAAAACTGCATGATAGGAGGACAAGTGGGAATAGTAGGACATTTAAACATCGCCGACAGAGTAAAAATTGCCGCCCAGTCGGGCATAGCTTCGAGCATAGATGAAGAAGATGCAATAATTCAAGGCTCACCTGCATTTGATATTTGCAATTATAAAAAATCATATGTTTACTTCAGAAAACTTCCCGATATTGAAAAACGCTTATCAGACATTGAAAAAATAACAA
It encodes the following:
- a CDS encoding DUF2795 domain-containing protein, which translates into the protein MYWTLELASKLEDAPWPATKDELIDFALRSGAPMEVIENLQELDDEGEVYDSIEDIWPDYPTKEDFFFHEDEY
- a CDS encoding gliding motility-associated C-terminal domain-containing protein, which encodes MKNIKSFFATLSVLFFFFTFSTNAQHQINAGSYIGTGASNSITGIGFQPDVVMIKSQNGINGTYYKFSSMPANESKSVISLVAMETTAITSLDPDGFTVVNDSVNGLGTNYSWVAFKADNTLKVGSYVGDGIHSLGYKQHITGLGCGRMDYVVIVPNKALNIPFYLYNYDSLPAPTYTLARAYADINGLLSGSSTAAQAKTQTWQIGAMGNPETDGFEVADTTSPFGNSTGILMNEAGVTYYYWANKIRQNYFNMGTYAGDGTDNRQITGVGCDPYVVFDHTFMPNQSPPGIPDSMQILVPIWRSLADSGDVSHYFFKYTNKDNLIQQFIPDGFEIGNRQTVNSNEIITGVPETYFWAAWCANPCRDPNLIVQGASVCDGLVATITVSGGVSYTWDNSETTSSITVNPTITTTYTVTGTQGAGCTNTASAQVVVNIGTTPPIAISGNTPICAGASATIIVTGANTYTWNPFGTNDTITVNPTITTTYYVTGADAGGCTNTDSAVVTVNPLPNIVATGNSVCLGQSVIVTVTGGATYTWDTTSNNDTITVSPTITTTYFVTGTDVNGCASTSQAVVTINQASITATGNSTCAGKSTTITASGGVTYTWDTNPTQNGSNINVTPAVNTTYIVTGTDGTNGCTNTASAVVSINPDPKITTTGNSTCAGKATTITASGGDTYTWNTIPTQNGSTITVSPTIITTYIVTGTDANSCTNTNSATVSIYTDPIITANGPSNYICNGKSATIIATGGVTYTWVPGNLNGNANNVTPDVTTIYTVTGTDGNGCTNIDTAVVKVDPPISASITGFDEICGSGNGQVCVSPSGGTPGQGYTYSWNISGSSSNCLNNIHEGAYSVTVTDSLGCTTTSAVNKTIGNQIINPDGDATADKYFDVITHKFIYDWNGTNGSNYNWNLGDTTYSNLKSPTHTYEHDGTYTIYVTVTSSDGCTSKDSLIIEVVTPTKLEVFNVFTPNHDGINDKYKVKYEGEFLYFKMMIFNRWGNKLFETGDIDKGWDGKQWTKDGMSDGTYYYIISAKGKDMVEYEFHGFLTLIR
- a CDS encoding sigma-54 dependent transcriptional regulator, whose amino-acid sequence is MEKILIIDDEKSIRNTIREILEYEKFEVDDAESGMQGIEKIKNEKYDVVLCDIKMQKMDGIETLENIIKIFPDIPVIMISGHGNIETVVESIKKGAYDYIEKPIDLNRLLIGVRNALDKSTLISETKVLKKKCYQTNEIIGQSPAIAKIMEMIDKVAPTDAKVLITGDNGTGKELVARWLHEKSNRANSPFVEVNCAAIPSELIESELFGHEKGSFTSAIKQRKGNFEQADNGTLFLDEIGDMSLSAQAKVLRALQENKIMRVGGEKEIMVNVRVIAATNKNLKEEIEKKNFREDLYHRISVIVIDVPSLNQREEDIPLLANHFLKELCENQGKPLMKFSDDAFAEMQKINWTGNVRELRNVVERLIILCNKTITGKDIQLYAQPLKK
- a CDS encoding M1 family metallopeptidase is translated as MNSIVKYTALLLLIFFFNKTFSQKYFQQEVNYTICVKLNDVNHELSGFEKIQYINNSPNTLEYIYFHLWPNAYKDNTSALYKQLLKSGNFKLYEAKQEQLGYIDSIDFKINNEKIKWKYDSLNIDICKLILDKSLKSGDTIIISTPFHVKIPDGKFSRFGHVSQSYQITQWYPKPAVYDANGWNQMPYLHQGEFYSEFGSFDVTITLPENYVVGATGDLQNESEIEWLTKKAEETQKIIFFNRNDMQFPPSSKNTKTIRYIQKNIHDFAWFADKRYNVLKGQIKPPDSERKVTSWAMFTNAEGNLWRKSIEYINDAIYYYSLWVGDYPYNNITAVDGTISAGTGMEYPNITVIGTSGTPFVLREVIVHEVGHNWFYGMLGSNERKNPWMDEGINSFYTLRYIENTVGGKLTDMLGLPENIARVTDLWKYKVAKYDELTYLITALTNTDQPLNSPAECYTTYNYAADVYSKGTIAMRYLMTYMGKENFDKAMHLYFEEWKYKHPSPEDFKKIITKNTTQNLDWFFNDLLNTTKKIDYKISSLKNEGDSSILKIKNKGQIAAPFSITSYSSKDTVETSYYEGFTGKKKFTLAKNNFAQFKIDENEIIPDINRKNNSIKTKGIFKKSKPVKFNFIGSIDNSDKRQVFYFPGIGINNYDKFMLGVTLYNHLLFQKKTEYTLVPMYSTGTNELSGWGNINYNLFPAQIFQNIKFGLSFAKYTYSYEPLLKYYKIEPEFLFVFKKRIPTSDYTHSLKLRNINITKDVFVWNGDEKEMEKKQQELMFNEIIYSFENSNSLHPYVLSLKTQQNVDFIKSSLEFKYRLTYNKKKKGLDLRFFAGAFLEQKKVYYGNYNFRMNGQAGYEDYTFDNYYLGRSDYSGLASQQFTETDGAFKINTPIGQTNDWLASLNVKTSIPGILPLKLYADIGTYSHAGKLFPDSKKIIYNGGIDLTVIPNICEVYFPVFWSSDIENQMKAINSVKYSEKIRFTLYLNSMNFFDSLKNIKFM